The Penaeus monodon isolate SGIC_2016 chromosome 17, NSTDA_Pmon_1, whole genome shotgun sequence genome contains the following window.
ACTACACTATCTTGCGAAAAGGAGGTGAAAGTTTCGTATAAATggcgatgtttttcttttttttgttttgtttatccacGGAACCTGTTGTTATTTGCAAGAATTACGGCCGTGTTTTCGAAGGAATCGTCGTCGAATTCGGGGTTGATGATTCCTCCATCGATAATGCCACCGTCGATGATTCCTCCGTCGATTATTCCTCCGTCGATGATGCCTCCGTCAATGAAACCTCCGTCGATCACTCCGAAAGTCTGCTGCGTCTGCGTGTTGAACCCTGCGTTGAAGGTGGGTCGAGGGGCGGGTCTGAAGGAGGCCTGGCTGGGTCTGGGGGCGGGTCTAAAAGTGGCCTGGGTAGGTCTGGGGGCGGGTCTGGGGGCGCTGATCACGTTGACGTTCCTCCCGAGACTCGATTGCTGGGAGTCGAAGCTGCGAGCGAAACTCTGAGACGAGGCGGACGCGGCTCCCGAGGAACTCTCTCGGCTGAGGGAGTTGGTGTAGTAGTTTCCGACGGCCGGTCCAGGTTCCTCGCTCACCTCGGCCTGGAATCCGGAGTCTCCGTCCACGTAGTACCTGACGACGCTGCAGAAGAGCCAAACGTTATCacaatttcataaaaataaaacgaaccgGATAAGATAAAGTACATTTTATAATTCTTCTTAATACGCACAGGAAATTAGACATTGAGGatataacaaaaagagaaaaagaagaagaagaaaaaaattatatatacttacgtgTACAGACCGTTGGGCTGAAGCCATCGGTATTCGCCTTCGGTTCTTCCTGAAGGAGATACAGTCTGCTTGTGTTCCTTCGCATCTCCTGTGTCCGAGACTTCGACGCCGTATGCGAAGTCGTGAGGAATGGGCTGCAATAAATTCCACAAGAGGATTATTTAATAGccttgatatacatataaaaattctgCAGCGTTAGAAGGAAAACAGATGCCTACCGTTTCGTCGTCAATGGGGAACTGCGGCGCCGCTGCAATGGCTGCTACAAGCACGCCCAGGATCAGGAGctgaaagcagaagaaaaatgtACTTCCTGGAATAgcctgaatcccccccccccaaaaaaaaaaaaaaaaaaaaaaaatcacaccttaTCCTGAACCCGAATGAAATAACACTGATAGAACAAGTGGGAAATCTTAGTTGCTGCGTATGCCAGACACTTCATTTTCAGATCCAGGCGTATGCACACACATTTCACAACGATATATGCACGTTTTTACGACCAAGATAACAAACGATTACACTTTATATTATTCTTAAGATAAGATGCTCAACTGATGCAAACGTAAATAACCAGGAACCAGTTActacagtgattttttttatgcaatctCTACTATAAGTCACCCATCGCACACTTCTTCATCGAACACATCCTAACGCAGCGAAATACAATTGAACGAACACATTCTCCGTGCATTCGACTTTTCCCGCAGTCGTCCCTCTCGAGCGGCGGACGCCCACGAGAGCGAAGGTGCCGACGTCGAGAACAGGTTTCCAGTCGACTTTATCCAGATAGATGTTCCTCCAGatagatgtattttttctttctttctctgtcctcgcTCACCTGTTTAGTCGCCATGGCCTCGATTacggagggagtgaggaaggacgTGGAGTGAGTGTGACGGTCCAGCCGAGACCCGCGATTATATAGTCTCCCTTTCACAACAGGACGACCTCAGCCAGGGAAAGCGGGGATGCCAAGTCGCTTTTGCgtgattcattttttaaattcggTTCTATGAGTGACATCTAATTTTCACTTCGCCGAGATACGTCAAAAGGTACTTTAGAGAATGATAACCACCCCTCGATGATGTTCGAAGACACGATAATTGACATGTTAACTAAAACGTCAAGAAGACCGGTAGTTTAACGAAGGAAGGGACTTCTCGCTTTTACAGGGTAGACCTGCGCCCCGCCCACTGGATGCTGGACGTGAAGGGAGGTTTTTGATCCTGGCAAGAAGTATGAGCTTGGGAAATGCGATGATTTTTCATAATAGATCTGAAAGTCTCCCGTGAATTACAGGGCACTTCCTCAATCCACTAAACATAAATTTACGAATTCGTGAATTACGATTTCGTGAAAATCCTTACCTAAAGGACTACACCAATCTTGTCAATATGAACATCATATCAGCATATCAACCACCATTCCGAACTTTAATCCATATCTACACCAACACACGAATACATTTCCCAACCCAAGCCATAACACACAACATCCCTTCACAATATTAGCATCACTTTCGATCACATCTCACAAAAGAGGCAGTCGACCGGCAGATAGTTCTCCCGGGT
Protein-coding sequences here:
- the LOC119583535 gene encoding uncharacterized protein LOC119583535, translated to MATKQLLILGVLVAAIAAAPQFPIDDETPIPHDFAYGVEVSDTGDAKEHKQTVSPSGRTEGEYRWLQPNGLYTVVRYYVDGDSGFQAEVSEEPGPAVGNYYTNSLSRESSSGAASASSQSFARSFDSQQSSLGRNVNVISAPRPAPRPTQATFRPAPRPSQASFRPAPRPTFNAGFNTQTQQTFGVIDGGFIDGGIIDGGIIDGGIIDGGIIDGGIINPEFDDDSFENTAVILANNNRFRG